From Fulvivirga lutea:
CCAAACCCATTTAATGAGAATGTTACAATATCAACGAATGAGCATATACAGATGATCTTTGTTTATGATCAAATGGGAAGACTAATAATGTCTAATAAATTTAATAGTTTAGACACTGAAGCATCTATAGATACTTCAGAATGGCATTCCGGACTTTACATTTTCAATATAGTCCTTTCAAATAATCAACAAGAGAAACTCAAACTTCTAAAAGTCCGCTAGGTTAATTTTTTTATATTTGCGGCTATGACAACACCTATCATAGCACCGTCCATTTTAGCAGCTGATTTTGCTAATATCCAAAGAGAAGTAGAGATGTTAAATAACAGTGAAGCTGACTGGATTCACGTGGATATAATGGATGGCATATTTGTTCCGAATATTTCTTTTGGAATTCCTGTTACGCAGGCTATTCATGAACATGCTAACAAACCTTTAGATGTTCATTTGATGATAGAAAAGCCCGAAAATTATGTTCAGGCGTTCAAAAAAGCCGGAGCAGAGATCATAACTGTACATTACGAAGCTTGTCCACACTTACATAGAAACATTCAGCAAATAAAGGATTTAGGCTGTAAAGCTGGTGTAGCACTGAATCCGCATACCAATGTTCAATTATTAGAAGATGTCATTCAGGATATTGACATGGTGTGCATTATGTCAGTAAATCCAGGTTTTGGTGGTCAGAAATTTATTGAAAACACCTATAAAAAAGTGCGCCAGCTGAAGGAGATCATTAGTGATGCCGGGGCTACTACTTTAATTGAAATTGATGGTGGCGTGAATCAGGATAATGCCAAAGATCTTCTTGATGCAGGAGCAGATGTACTTGTTGCAGGTAGCTTTGTTTTTAGTTCTGAAGACCCAATCAATACAATATCTAAGCTAAAGACCGTTTAAGAGATTAATTCTATTAGTTAATGCGGCTTTATTTTCTATTACTTTCTTTATTACCGTTGGTTGTTGATGCTCAAATAAGTGTAGTTGATGAAAAGAACAAGCCCATAGAAGGTGTTTCTGTCCAGGTTGAAAACAGTAACAAAGGTGTTATTACTGATGAATCAGGTCATTTCAATTTGAATGAATTAGAGCCAACCTCTGACTCTACTTTTATTATATTTTCACATGTGGCTCATGAATCTTTCACGGTAAGATATAGTGAATTGGTCAATAGACAGTCTATTCAGCTAAAAAGTAAAACTTCTTATTTAGAGGAAATTAGTATCAGTGGAGAGCGTGAAAAAGAAGCTATTGTAACAAAAATTCAGCCTAAAAGTGTTGAAGCCCTTACCACGCCATTTCAAGAGTTTAATAAGATTTTGGCAACACTGCCTGGAGTTTCAAGTAATAATGAATTATCATCTACATATTCTGTGAGGGGTGGTAATTATGATGAGAACCTAATCTATGTCAATGATATACCCATCTACAGACCGTTTTTAGTTAGCAATGGTCAGCAAGAAGGACTAAGCTTCATTAATAACAATTTGGTTTCGTCAGTCCAATTTTCAGCAGGTGGATGGCAACCCAAATACGGAGATAAACTTTCATCAGTATTAAATGTCACGTACAAAGAGCCAGAGGAATTTCATGCTTCTGCCAGTATTGGTCTTTTGGGTGGGTCAGTACATGCCGAAGGAGTAGGAGTTAAAAACCGAATGAGTTATGCGCTAGGAGTTCGCCATAAGTCTTCTCAGTACCTTTTAAACACCTTGGAGACTCAAGGTCAATACTTACCCAGATTTACTGATTATCAGTCAATTATAAATTTTAAGTTGGGCAAAACTGGCAATGAGGATAAGACCAAACTAAGCGTTCTTTCTTCATACGCCAGAAATAGATATTTAGTAAGGCCTGAAAGCCGAGAAACAGAGTTTGGAAATTTTAATCAGTCATTGCGATTGTTTGTGGCATTTGCAGGAGAGGAGACGTTGGAATATGATACTTATCAGATAGGCACTAAACTAACACACAGTTTTAATTCTATTTGGTCATCTCAGTTGGTAGGATCTGCTGTTTACGCTATTGAAAGGGAATATACTGATGTTGAAGGTGGCTATCGCTTATGTGATGTTGATAAAAATGTTTCTTCTTCAACTTTTAACGATTGTGTTTTCATAAGAGGCATTGGCACTAATTACGACTATGGCAGAAATAATTTAACGGCCGAATTGGTGAATCTTGAAAATAGAAATACGGTTGAATTGGATAACCACAAAATTGAATTCGGGTTTGGCTACAGCAGGCAGTTAATAGATGATCAGCTACAGGAATATAGTTTCACTGATTCGGCAGATTATGTAATTGACGTAGACGCAGTGCAATCTAAGGCAGATTTAGCATCCAATCAATACTTTGGATTTATTCAAAATACAATCACCTTAAGTAAGAAAGTATTCTCAACAATTGGCGTTAGAGCCAATTACTGGGATTTGAATGGCGAGTTATTAATAAGCCCAAGGGCACAAATAACCTTTCTTCCAAATCAAAGGCTAAAAGTTACAACGGCTATTGGGGCCTATTCTCAACCACCTTTCTATAGAGAGTTAAGAGCATTTGATGGATCAATAAATAAAGAATTGAAGGCACAAAAATCAATTCATTTCATTACTGGTTTAGAATACAATGTTGAGTGGTGGGGAAGACCATTTGTAATTCAAACTGATGCCTATTTTAAAAGAATTACAGATGTAGTTCCTTACGAAGTTGAGAATGTGAAAATCAGATACTATGCGAATAATAATGCGAAAGCTTTTGCTACAGGCTTAGATATGCGAGTAAGTGGAGAATTTGTTGAAGGCGTTGAGTCTTGGTTTAGCTTAGGTATTTTAAATACGCAAGAACAAGTAGAAGGCGATGGGAACGGTTACATTAGACGTCCGACCGATCAACGAATAAATGCTGCTATTTTCTTTCAGGATCACTTCCCTAACAATCCTGATATGCGGGTGAGTGTAAATTTGTTTTATGGTAGTGGCCTGCCATTTGGTCCTCCACGTGAATTTCAAAACAGAAATAGTTATGATGGTGGTAATTATACGAGGCTCGATATTGGCTTTTCAAGATTATTCTACTTTAATAAAGAGAAATATGAAGGAGCTAGAAGATTGACTATCTCTGCAGAAATTTTAAACCTTTTTGGCACTGCTAATCCAATTTCATATACCTGGATATCTGATGTTAATAATGATCAGTTTGCCGTTCCTAATTCATTATCTGCCCGGTTTTTTAATATAAGAGCTACAATTAACATCTAAATGTCACGTAAAATACGGGACACAACATTAATTTTTAGCCAATAAATTTGTTTAAAAAGGGTGATTGGCCTTTCTTCGAGATTTTTAATTTTTATTTATAACAAACTATTGATACAATGAGGAAGATGAGACTTTTAATTGCTGCATTTGTAATGGGTTTTTGCGCAACAGTAGCTAATGCACAAAGCGAAGAAATCACTGACGAAAACTTAAGACGTTACGCTTTGATGATGGAAACTGTTGATGCTATGAAATCTGAAATTAGCGTTTTAACAAATGAAATGATTAAGAACCAGGAAGGAATGACTGGTAAAAGGTATTTGGAGTTATCTAAAGGTGAAGGTGAACCAGCTTCTGAATTCGAGCAAAAATTCATGGAGAACATCACAAAAATGCAGGATGAGAGAAAAGAAGCAATTGGAGATGTAGTACAAATCTTAGCCACAAAAATGCTTCCTGATGGTGGTAAAGCTTACAAGGCTATAAAATCTGCATTAGGTTCTGATGAAAGTGTAAAAAGTCGTTACAATGCTATTCTGGCAGAAATTCAGTCTCCAGCTGAAGGTGCATAACGAGTTTTGATATTAAAAATTTAAAAGGCGCTTTTTTTAAGCGCCTTTTTTTGTTGCTATATCCTTGATCAATATTAGTGGGATTTTGTATCTTTTGACTTTAATTAAGAAAATATGTTCACAGAGAATGAAGTTGCTATAATGATTGAGATTCCTGAAGTGTTGGATGCTGTGGTTGCCGCACGTAAGGAGTTCATTGGTAATGAGGCCAATTTTTTGGAAATATCAGAGCATGATTTTCTTTCTCTGGTAATGATGACACCAACAGTAGGTATAGCATTGGCCAATGGTACTATAAGCCTATTTGAAGAGCTCGCCTTAAATAAAATGGCTAGAAAAATGTCTAAAGGAGGTTTTTTTCTAAAAATAGATCCTGTAGCTCATGCAATGAAATTTTTGATAAAAGCGTTCGATAAATGGGAATTACCTTTTTATAAGATAATAAAAATATGCATGGCTAAAACGTTTGATAACTCTAAACTGAGGAAAGTAGGTTCTGATCAGGACGATTATAATCTTACAACATTTGCTCAGGAATTAATGCAAGTTCCATATGCGTATGTTAGGTTTCTTAGCTCATTTTTTCTGCATGACGAAGCTGAGATTGTAGATGAGCGCAGCATATCCAAAGTAGAATTTGAAAAGATTCAGGATATAGGAAATAAATTGGAGTTAAGTGAACATTTGGTATTTGCTTCATTTTGTAAAACCTTCAATGTGAAATAGTTTAGCAGGCTTCTGAGAATAATCTCTATTTTTGCCTGTTATAATTTCATGATCAACTTAGAAATCAATCGGCTAATTAAAGTAGCAACATTCGTGATGCTATTTTGCTGTGCATTTCAAGTTGAAGGTCAGGATCAGGAAAAACCAGCCATTCCTTTGGATCATTTCTATGCTAAACCCGATAATGTCAGCTCTTTAAGACTATTGCTATCCAAGCTGCATTTTGGCTTATCTACTGGATATGGCAGAACCTTCTACAGACAAGATTTATCTGGTTACAGTATTCTACAACAGCAGGATAGCACACCGCTATTGTTTTCCAACGATGTTGACCCTACAACCGGTAATATCCCAAGAGGTTACAGATATTGGTTTAACACAGTCAATCAGTCAGATAATGTAGCTGTAGACGTTAATAATGATTTTCTTGTAGGTTCAGATACCTCAGAGCTAATTTTTAGAGCCCCGGGCACAAGTATTCCATTGCAACTT
This genomic window contains:
- a CDS encoding TonB-dependent receptor, with protein sequence MRLYFLLLSLLPLVVDAQISVVDEKNKPIEGVSVQVENSNKGVITDESGHFNLNELEPTSDSTFIIFSHVAHESFTVRYSELVNRQSIQLKSKTSYLEEISISGEREKEAIVTKIQPKSVEALTTPFQEFNKILATLPGVSSNNELSSTYSVRGGNYDENLIYVNDIPIYRPFLVSNGQQEGLSFINNNLVSSVQFSAGGWQPKYGDKLSSVLNVTYKEPEEFHASASIGLLGGSVHAEGVGVKNRMSYALGVRHKSSQYLLNTLETQGQYLPRFTDYQSIINFKLGKTGNEDKTKLSVLSSYARNRYLVRPESRETEFGNFNQSLRLFVAFAGEETLEYDTYQIGTKLTHSFNSIWSSQLVGSAVYAIEREYTDVEGGYRLCDVDKNVSSSTFNDCVFIRGIGTNYDYGRNNLTAELVNLENRNTVELDNHKIEFGFGYSRQLIDDQLQEYSFTDSADYVIDVDAVQSKADLASNQYFGFIQNTITLSKKVFSTIGVRANYWDLNGELLISPRAQITFLPNQRLKVTTAIGAYSQPPFYRELRAFDGSINKELKAQKSIHFITGLEYNVEWWGRPFVIQTDAYFKRITDVVPYEVENVKIRYYANNNAKAFATGLDMRVSGEFVEGVESWFSLGILNTQEQVEGDGNGYIRRPTDQRINAAIFFQDHFPNNPDMRVSVNLFYGSGLPFGPPREFQNRNSYDGGNYTRLDIGFSRLFYFNKEKYEGARRLTISAEILNLFGTANPISYTWISDVNNDQFAVPNSLSARFFNIRATINI
- the rpe gene encoding ribulose-phosphate 3-epimerase, producing the protein MTTPIIAPSILAADFANIQREVEMLNNSEADWIHVDIMDGIFVPNISFGIPVTQAIHEHANKPLDVHLMIEKPENYVQAFKKAGAEIITVHYEACPHLHRNIQQIKDLGCKAGVALNPHTNVQLLEDVIQDIDMVCIMSVNPGFGGQKFIENTYKKVRQLKEIISDAGATTLIEIDGGVNQDNAKDLLDAGADVLVAGSFVFSSEDPINTISKLKTV